One stretch of Juglans microcarpa x Juglans regia isolate MS1-56 chromosome 3D, Jm3101_v1.0, whole genome shotgun sequence DNA includes these proteins:
- the LOC121255852 gene encoding 1-aminocyclopropane-1-carboxylate oxidase homolog 4-like: protein MATSPAAVLSHIGSRHNPMISGRSPEPKRTAVVCTAQNYDRAKEVKRFDDSKLGVKGLVDSGITTIPRFFVHPPETLSDLKPSSEARPGTELVPAIDLAGVESGPRRAVIIDRIRRAASTSGFFQIINHGVPLGVLDRTMAAIRSFHEQPTETKARFYRRDVGTGVSYLSNVDLYHSKAASWRDTIQIRLGPKMADEEEVPEICRSEVMEWDREIKRLGELLMGLLCEGLGVDSGRLKNMSCLEGRVMVGHYYPYCPQPDLTVGLAYHTDPGVLTVVQQDHIGGLQVRYGGGWVDVNPIPGALVINIGDLLQIISNEEYKSAEHRVLANSNSEARVSMAVFFNPGIRDDLFGTLPELISPEKPAIYRQFTLTDFMTRFFKKELDGKSLTNYYKL, encoded by the exons ATGGCCACTTCCCCGGCAGCCGTCCTGTCCCACATCGGGAGTCGACACAACCCTATGATCTCTGGTCGGAGCCCAGAGCCCAAGAGGACAGCTGTCGTCTGTACTGCCCAAAACTACGACAGAGCCAAAGAGGTAAAGCGATTCGACGATTCCAAGCTCGGAGTCAAAGGTCTCGTCGACTCCGGCATAACCACCATCCCCCGCTTCTTCGTTCACCCACCTGAAACCCTCTCCGACCTCAAACCCAGCTCTGAAGCCCGACCCGGAACCGAACTCGTCCCCGCCATCGACCTCGCCGGGGTCGAATCTGGCCCCCGCCGCGCCGTTATTATCGACCGAATCAGACGCGCCGCCTCCACCTCCGGATTCTTCCAGATCATCAACCACGGCGTCCCGTTGGGTGTTCTGGACCGTACGATGGCCGCCATCAGGAGTTTCCACGAGCAACCGACGGAGACAAAGGCGCGGTTCTATCGTAGAGATGTAGGCACCGGCGTTTCCTACTTGTCCAACGTCGACTTGTATCATTCCAAAGCGGCCAGTTGGAG GGACACAATCCAGATAAGATTGGGTCCAAAAATGGCGGATGAGGAAGAAGTACCAGAGATATGCAGGAGCGAGGTGATGGAGTGGGACCGAGAGATTAAACGGCTGGGAGAGCTTTTAATGGGTCTGCTGTGTGAAGGGCTGGGAGTGGACAGTGGGAGGTTGAAAAACATGTCGTGTTTGGAAGGGAGAGTGATGGTGGGCCACTACTACCCCTACTGCCCACAGCCTGATCTGACGGTTGGGCTTGCTTATCACACGGATCCTGGGGTTTTGACGGTGGTGCAGCAGGATCATATTGGGGGATTGCAGGTCAGGTATGGTGGAGGATGGGTGGATGTTAACCCCATCCCCGGGGCTCTTGTTATCAACATTGGGGATTTACTTCAG aTTATATCCAATGAAGAGTACAAAAGTGCAGAGCACCGAGTGTTGGCCAACTCTAACAGTGAAGCACGTGTTTCAATGGCGGTTTTCTTCAACCCAGGCATTAGAGATGACCTGTTTGGAACCTTGCCGGAGTTGATATCACCGGAGAAACCAGCAATTTACCGGCAGTTCACGTTGACGGACTTCATGACGCGGTTCTTCAAAAAGGAGCTGGATGGCAAATCTTTGACAAATTACTATAAGCTGTaa